A genomic window from Silene latifolia isolate original U9 population chromosome Y, ASM4854445v1, whole genome shotgun sequence includes:
- the LOC141629066 gene encoding uncharacterized protein LOC141629066: MIYGLNKPAKRESLWHRLRKYHQSIRGPWITCGDFNALMAIDERIGGAPVTLADIRPLKQLVHDCDLYELKGCGSFYTWTNKHEVGGKVYSRIDRVFINEDWLNIFPGSYANFLPEGLFDHCPCLISLEETLHNKKLPFKYFNMWAREPDFLETVQNSWGPEVRGTAMFKVVTTLKRLKKDLKALNKEQFSDIENLTRVVELSLEHFQTLLRDDPFNVRVCQAESDCAKEVDTATG; this comes from the coding sequence ATGATCTATGGCCTGAATAAACCTGCTAAGAGGGAAAGTTTATGGCATAGGCTTAGGAAGTATCATCAGAGCATTAGGGGGCCCTGGATTACTTGTGGGGATTTTAATGCTTTGATGGCAATTGATGAAAGAATTGGAGGGGCACCAGTTACTTTGGCTGACATCAGACCCCTTAAACAATTGGTGCATGATTGTGATTTGTATGAGCTTAAGGGATGTGGTTCCTTCTATACTTGGACAAACAAACATGAAGTTGGGGGCAAGGTGTATAGCAGGATTGATAGGGTGTTCATTAATGAAGATTGGTTAAATATTTTCCCTGGCAGCTATGCAAACTTCCTTCCTGAAGGGTTGTTTGATCACTGCCCATGCCTGATTAGTCTTGAGGAGACTCTTCATAATAAAAAGCTTCCTtttaaatacttcaatatgtgggcAAGGGAACCTGATTTTCTGGAAACTGTGCAAAATAGTTGGGGACCTGAAGTCAGGGGTACTGCCATGTTTAAAGTGGTGACAACACTCAAGAGGTTGAAAAAAGACTTGAAGGCATTGAACAAAGAACAGTTTAGTGACATAGAGAACCTTACTCGAGTTGTTGAACTGTCCTTGGAGCATTTTCAAACCTTGCTCAGAGATGACCCTTTCAATGTGAGGGTATGCCAGGCAGAGAGTGACTGTGCCAAGGAGGTCGACACTGCAACAGGCTAG